The following proteins are co-located in the Doryrhamphus excisus isolate RoL2022-K1 chromosome 3, RoL_Dexc_1.0, whole genome shotgun sequence genome:
- the rab21 gene encoding ras-related protein Rab-21 — protein sequence MAAAGSGGRNFSFKVVLLGEGCVGKTSLVLRYCENKFNDKHITTLQASFLNKKLNITGKRVNLAIWDTAGQERFHALGPIYYRDSNGAVLVYDVTDDDSFQKVKSWVKELRKMLGNDICLCIVGNKIDLDKDRNVSTEEAESYAASVGAKHYQTSAKLNKGIEELFLDLCKRMMEAAQADERSKGNGGSQAATSRRGVQIVDDEPQATPTGGCCSSG from the exons ATGGCGGCAGCGGGCAGCGGCGGCAGAAACTTCTCGTTCAAGGTGGTCCTGCTGGGGGAAGGCTGCGTGGGCAAGACGTCCTTGGTGCTGCGCTACTGCGAGAACAAATTCAACGACAAACACATTACTACTCTACAG GCGTCCTTCCTGAACAAGAAGCTCAACATCACAGGGAAGAGGGTCAATCTGGCCATCTGG GACACGGCGGGTCAGGAGCGCTTCCACGCGCTGGGTCCAATCTACTACCGGGACTCCAATGGAGCGGTGCTGGTCTACGACGTCACAGACGACGACTCTTTCCAGAAG GTGAAGAGCTGGGTGAAAGAACTGAGGAAGATGTTGGGCAACGACATTTGTCTATGTATAGTAG GTAACAAAATCGATCTGGACAAAGATAGGAACGTGTCCACGGAGGAGGCGGAGAG CTACGCGGCCTCGGTGGGGGCCAAGCACTACCAGACCTCGGCCAAGCTCAACAAAGGCATCGAGGAGCTCTTCTTGGACCTGTGTAAAC GCATGATGGAGGCGGCTCAGGCTGACGAGAGGTCAAAGGGCAACGGAGGCAGCCAGGCAGCGACGAGTCGGCGAGGCGTACAGATTGTTGACGATGAGCCACAGGCCACGCCCACTGGAGGATGCTGCTCATCTGGCTGA
- the LOC131125693 gene encoding tetraspanin-8-like isoform X2, protein MTQVNRCLKLTFIVSNVFFAIVGGLIITLALLLQVLTHLNGAALEGRGTALVMLYVVGTITMVIAAVGAYGAHRQSRPALIVFLVCMVIGSLLMLRVGIPAAAVRPQLEGLMRERLSQLLPLDATSQENKDVANSVQEMLKCCGLFSYEDWRQNIPDSCSCDDVAEMEGKCQSVNYLMLLQRSRLVFSQPCFPLIAHYVLMAVDVVIGVVFVLAILALLGLTLSSIIIHQLRAANRPSVVMVVPSIFKAAPPKYQELHNPPMY, encoded by the exons ATGACTCAAGTGAACAGGTGCCTCAAGTTAACCTTCATCGTGTCCAACGTCTTCTTCGCG ATAGTGGGCGGGCTCATCATCACTTTGGCTCTGCTGCTGCAAGTGCTCACCCACTTAAATGGCGCCGCG CTGGAAGGTCGCGGCACCGCTCTGGTCATGCTGTATGTGGTGGGCACCATCACCATGGTGATCGCCGCCGTGGGAGCGTATGGAGCACACCGCCAGAGCCGCCCGGCGCTCATCGTG TTCCTGGTCTGCATGGTCATTGGAAGTCTGCTCATGCTGCGTGTAGGCATCCCCGCCGCCGCCGTGCGTCCTCAG ttggaGGGCTTGATGAGGGAAAGGCTGAGTCAGCTTCTGCCGTTGGATGCCACCAGTCAGGAGAACAAGGACGTCGCCAATAGCGTGCAGGAAATG ctgAAATGTTGCGGCCTCTTCAGCTATGAGGACTGGCGCCAGAACATTCCCGACTCGTGTTCGTGTGACGACGTGGCCGAGATGGAGGGAAAATGTCAGTCAGTCAACTAC CTGATGTTGCTGCAGAGGAGTAGGCTGGTCTTCAGTCAGCCGTGCTTCCCGCTCATCGCCCACTACGTCCTCATGGCGGTGGACGTCGTCATCGGGGTGGTCTTCGTGTTGGCCATTTTGGCG CTGCTGGGCCTGACGCTGTCGTCCATCATAATCCATCAGCTGCGTGCCGCCAACCGCCCTtcggtggtgatggtggtgccCAGCATCTTCAAGGCGGCGCCCCCCAAGTACCAGGAGCTGCACAACCCCCCCATGTACTAG
- the LOC131125693 gene encoding tetraspanin-8-like isoform X1 yields MTQVNRCLKLTFIVSNVFFALEGRGTALVMLYVVGTITMVIAAVGAYGAHRQSRPALIVFLVCMVIGSLLMLRVGIPAAAVRPQLEGLMRERLSQLLPLDATSQENKDVANSVQEMLKCCGLFSYEDWRQNIPDSCSCDDVAEMEGKCQSVNYLMLLQRSRLVFSQPCFPLIAHYVLMAVDVVIGVVFVLAILALLGLTLSSIIIHQLRAANRPSVVMVVPSIFKAAPPKYQELHNPPMY; encoded by the exons ATGACTCAAGTGAACAGGTGCCTCAAGTTAACCTTCATCGTGTCCAACGTCTTCTTCGCG CTGGAAGGTCGCGGCACCGCTCTGGTCATGCTGTATGTGGTGGGCACCATCACCATGGTGATCGCCGCCGTGGGAGCGTATGGAGCACACCGCCAGAGCCGCCCGGCGCTCATCGTG TTCCTGGTCTGCATGGTCATTGGAAGTCTGCTCATGCTGCGTGTAGGCATCCCCGCCGCCGCCGTGCGTCCTCAG ttggaGGGCTTGATGAGGGAAAGGCTGAGTCAGCTTCTGCCGTTGGATGCCACCAGTCAGGAGAACAAGGACGTCGCCAATAGCGTGCAGGAAATG ctgAAATGTTGCGGCCTCTTCAGCTATGAGGACTGGCGCCAGAACATTCCCGACTCGTGTTCGTGTGACGACGTGGCCGAGATGGAGGGAAAATGTCAGTCAGTCAACTAC CTGATGTTGCTGCAGAGGAGTAGGCTGGTCTTCAGTCAGCCGTGCTTCCCGCTCATCGCCCACTACGTCCTCATGGCGGTGGACGTCGTCATCGGGGTGGTCTTCGTGTTGGCCATTTTGGCG CTGCTGGGCCTGACGCTGTCGTCCATCATAATCCATCAGCTGCGTGCCGCCAACCGCCCTtcggtggtgatggtggtgccCAGCATCTTCAAGGCGGCGCCCCCCAAGTACCAGGAGCTGCACAACCCCCCCATGTACTAG